Genomic segment of Notolabrus celidotus isolate fNotCel1 chromosome 1, fNotCel1.pri, whole genome shotgun sequence:
atctTACACATTTACAGCCTAATGAATAGTTAGGGGAGTGATATGCCATACATTCAAGGTTACAGACACAATAATTAGATCTGTATGACCAAGAGAGATGGGAATAGCTGCAGGCCAGCAGAGCACATATATCATATGAACTAATGTGCACCTCTAGGGTTATGGTTACAAGCATTTACTTCACACATGTAGTGCAGGATGTACatattatactgtatatacctGACTTTAACTCCGACTGGTGCTTCACTTTCCCTGAATTAAGGCGCTGTAACAGAATGATTGGGTGTGTAGCTCAGGATTTAGTGACATTATCAATATTCATTTGGCTGAAAGGATGGCTCATGGCAATTACAGACAAGATAATATTTGTCCTGATCTTGGCAACCCTATAAAGAGCTACAGACATATTTCTAGCTTTCATTAATCTACATTCAATATTAGTTCATTCAGATAAATGTGAGAACCAGGCCTGTGAGACTAGTGACTAATGCACGGGTGAAGACTAATGATGGCCTTGAACGCTTTTTGGCTTTTGCTGCTACAGAAATATTTCCACATGATTCCTGCATCaagatcattttcattttaacagatgGCCTGTTTGTTTAACATATTTActcaattttaaaaacagtgaagGTTTTTCAAGCTGTCAAGAAAAGTCTGATatggactctttttttttggtggaTTAAGCCCAAATTATCATTCATGGCTTTTACAGATTTAATTTCTTTTCTCCAGTACTTCAAGAACAAAACACTGCTAGCAAATTTGCAACTCTGGATCCTGACTGGAGCAATAACCATTATCAGGCAGGGTGATTTAATCCTCATACATCTTTGATGGGAAATATAATTTGATATAAAAAATTTAACACCACAGAAATTTAAGAAAATTATCAAATAGACCAGCCCTTACTTCTTCTTAGTCTACTCCATTATTccacaaaagcaaaacaaccaaaaagcTAAATTGCCTCTATAATCTGCTGATTAAAGAGATGTGTACATCTTACCTGaacatttcatttgaaaataaatgtgcaaaTGTTTGGACATTCGTGCTGCAAGCAGGCAACACTGGCAGATGCAGGGTATGTTAAATTCTTATGTATGTTTGCAtacctacggtggccctgagagctcacagcactgcaattTAGGaatacacatgcaaaaagacaaaacacaagcaaattaagaaaaacatcttcataaatttgacaacacatgcgcagccttaagaaaacacgctgcaaagaccacagcacaacacattagaaaaaacgcgctgcaaagaccacagcacaacagaagtgtttccagaggacacttaaaagtgatgcacaggTCCGGACATGCTTGTTGTTGACGCGGATTTTGTTTCACAGCGCTAATAAGGTTAtcttaccgtcagtggtgttggaaaatgagcTAAAAAAGTAAGtgtctttgatttatttttacaatgtGATCGCATGACTCAGCCTATTGCAGTGAtctgctaaactacaagcaTGTCCGTATATGTGCATCACttcaaagtgtcctctggaaacacttctgttgtgttgtgatctttgcagcgtgtttttctaatgtgttgtgttgtggcatgtgttgtcaaattgatgaagatgttttcttaatttgcttgtgttttgtctttttgcatgtgtttacttaagttgcagtgctgtgagctctcagggccaccgtactacCATACCTCTACAAATCACATGTACACTCTGCTACCTAGCCAAACTTGGTCAAAACCCCCCTCTGCTGGCCAAATTTAGAGCTGTGCTTCGATGTTTTGATATTTCCCAAATTTTTAAACCATCGCACCTTCCATTTATCGATTGTATACGATAAAAAGACTATCTACCACCAAACACATcacattaaatgtattttttatcatGTTTGACTCATGGTTTGACTGCATTTTACTGTCAGGTTGCTTACCGTCCGTCTGTGACTCCATTTCCCATGAGCCTCCACTCCGCAACAGACGTATTGACGTCATCTTTAGTCGACTGTCAAGCTTACAGCTGacccacactcacactgacCTGATTGACGCCCGTATACGATAAGTATGATGATAGAGTTGCTTTTCAGTGGTAGTGGTAGTGTTTACAGACATTAAGCCTCTCAGTCCAACATGTATATTCTACTTTATACGACTGGAACCTCAGTTTGCACGATATCTAGTCGGTTAACCCGCTGATAAACACGCGCGTGTGTCGTTCTTGGAAAGCTGTCCTCGCTAGTTCAATACAAAATGACTCTTCCAGCTTTGCACAACACTAGCGTGGTCTACAGACGGATTTTGTCTCAGTTTCCTCAGGACATCAGTTTAGCATTTGCTTATGGATCCGGTGTATTCAAACAACATGGGACCAGCCAAGGTCAGATGGAGGTAAGCACGTTTGTCATGACAGTTTACTAACTCTTAGTAGTGACAGGTTCAATATTTGCACTGCAGATACACATGTTCGTTACAGTGACATCAGGGTGTAGCTTTTAAAATCTTCACACGTGTGAATAAATACAAGCagactttttttcctttaaaagagAAGCTAATCGAAATTGGGCATACATTTTACAAGATTTGGGGATAGACATATTTATAGAATAATGCTGATTGCAAGCAAAAAAGCAATtacaagaagaagatgaagaatgaGGCACCTAAGGTTGAGGCCAGTAATACACAATATATATGTGATGGAAAAGCTAACTTGTtctttgagactggaggtggATAGACTTAAAAGAATTTGGGAAAACTGGATAGAGTACATAAAACCAATTAGGTCAGATTTTATCTGAGATGTACATTGTGGAAAGAAACCCTAGTTCATAGTTACAGAAGTTGgaatattttgtttctttttattttgtttctttatttcattttactttttactataTTCGCTACACTGGTAACATAGTAAAAATAGGTATGTTTAACTAACCAAAATACATGGTAGAATGTAAATAACCACTATGTCCTGGGCataattttatttgtgtacATGAAAAGGTACGGCcattctttattttgatttaaagtaaaaGACTGAGGAagtattttcctttcttttttagaGTGTCATGTTTAAGTTAAAGGTAATGaatttgtaaaagaaaagagaaaaaaaacactaattaCACTCACAGTCATTGTGTACCAACTGTATGTAGAGTGTATTGTATAGTGTTCAATAGAAGGTAATCACTTATAATGCTCTATTTACCCTATCTGCCCACGTCGGATACTAATTGTGAAAACTACATATATTTTAGATGTAAGCAGTGCATAGTGACTTTATTCATAAGGGAAATAGAAATTAGTATATTCCATACTAGCTtgcatgttaaaaataaatgaaactatATGTTCATGCTGTAAATAAGCACTCTAAATATCCAAATAAATACCCCAAATCTaacaaaaaacaccaaaactgtTATGTGCTTTGATTTCTGTGGAAGCCTCATGAATCTATACatattgttttgtatattttactCAGACAGCAACATCATTTCATCCCAGAGTTTCAGAAGCACAAATCAAATCTAGAAATGCAAAGGCTTAATTTAGCCCAGTAGTGTGGGGATTTGCAGCAAGGCATGTCATGGTTCAGCCTTTCACAGTGACCAgccttttattttgttctctacATTGCCAGAAAATTGTCTCTCTTGGGTTGGGGAAATAGcttgtttatttgaaataacaagaaaaataagtccAGCTCTCAAGAAAAACAACCTGAAAGTGACTTTCCACAGGAAAACCAGGGTTGTTATCTAGAGATAATGAGATAAATAAGTGGAGACATATACAATAAGAGAAAACAGTAGTAAATGACTTGTAATCAcaggaaaacagaaaataaaatgaatagataaatgtCTGCTAAGGACACAGTAGTTTTCTGTAGCTCACAGAGGCATCATTATATTATTGACTGTGCTCACAATATGATTCCACTGAAGTTAATGACAAATTATTACCTTACTTATCACATGTAACAAAGTGAATAACTTATTGTTCCAAATGATGTGatgttttctgttgtgtttacCTCTCATATacacagaaaaacatgctgGACTTTGTGTTTGCCGTGGATGACCCAGTGACGTGGCACACCATGAATCTGCTGCAGAATCGCAAACACTACTCCATACTCAAGCTGCTCGGGCCCACAATGATCAGCAATGTACAAAATGAACACGGGGCTTCGGTGTACTACAACACACTGGTACCTGTGGACGGGAGGGTAAGTGACCTGTCTCCAGTTTATATGTTACTGCATCTTCTACAAACCAAAAAGTCTGGATTTAAGAGTAAAAAAACTGTATgatctccttcttttcttctcagaCTATCAAATATGGTGTGATCAGTACAGACTCTCTGATAAATGACATGTTACACTGGAAGACCTTGTATGTGGCAGGACGTCTACACAAACCGGTAAGTATCATGATCAGAGGTGTTGAAAGTTGCTATTTTTATTGAGCAGTTGTTAATTGGACTGACCACCTATTCTCAAACTTGTCAAGTGTTTAACCAAAGTTTTTAAGatacttaaaaacatgttgatacagtgacaattattttaaagaataCAGTGTTTAAATTGTTGCACATTTAGAACAAAATTAACCAATTATTTCCAATGTTTTGCTAAAGTGTATCTTGCATCCATGCATTAATGTGTTCCTGTACAGGTGAAAATGCTGGTACAGAGTGAGAATGGAAAACTCCGAGCTGCTTTGGTGGCAAACCTGAAGAGTGCAGTGACAGCCTCCTTCCTCATGCTGCCTGAGAGCTTCACTGAGGAAGACCTTTTTCTGCAGATAGCTGGGCTTTCTTATGCAGGTGAGAGTGAGACACATACATGTGGATAGGATGACCGCATGCTTTGACAAAAGCAGACATCATTTTCTCAGAGTTCTGCATTACTGATTAAATATAGAAATACAGTTTGTACCTTGTTTCCATATGTAACAGGCAAactcacacacatctgttttaatttctAGTTAGCAGAGTaaaggtattttttttaagtgtagcAGATAAATAATGATTTCTTTTTGGTCAATATAGAAGCCGATAAAAAAGTTGTTAATATCTCAGTATTTGTTAATGTGATAAAAGCAAAGCTTGTAATCAGCACTACATATGGTATAGATTATATCTGTTTTAATCTTTGTGTGTCACTGTAGGGGATTTCAGAATGGTGATTGGAGAAGATAAATCCAAGGTGACAAATATTGTCCAAGACAACATTCAGCACTTTCGTATTCTGTACAGCAACATCCTGCGGGACTGCCCTCAGGTGGTCTATAAGTCCCAGCAAGGAAAACTGGAGGT
This window contains:
- the tamm41 gene encoding phosphatidate cytidylyltransferase, mitochondrial isoform X2 produces the protein MEKNMLDFVFAVDDPVTWHTMNLLQNRKHYSILKLLGPTMISNVQNEHGASVYYNTLVPVDGRTIKYGVISTDSLINDMLHWKTLYVAGRLHKPVKMLVQSENGKLRAALVANLKSAVTASFLMLPESFTEEDLFLQIAGLSYAGDFRMVIGEDKSKVTNIVQDNIQHFRILYSNILRDCPQVVYKSQQGKLEVDKSPEGQFIQLMALPRTLQQKITKLVDPPGKNRDVEEILLQVAQDPDCGAVVQQGISSIVKTSSITQSIKGIATAGVWKTVSYSSKKLIKMWKGWRRKPSVSQMS
- the tamm41 gene encoding phosphatidate cytidylyltransferase, mitochondrial isoform X3 encodes the protein MLDFVFAVDDPVTWHTMNLLQNRKHYSILKLLGPTMISNVQNEHGASVYYNTLVPVDGRTIKYGVISTDSLINDMLHWKTLYVAGRLHKPVKMLVQSENGKLRAALVANLKSAVTASFLMLPESFTEEDLFLQIAGLSYAGDFRMVIGEDKSKVTNIVQDNIQHFRILYSNILRDCPQVVYKSQQGKLEVDKSPEGQFIQLMALPRTLQQKITKLVDPPGKNRDVEEILLQVAQDPDCGAVVQQGISSIVKTSSITQSIKGIATAGVWKTVSYSSKKLIKMWKGWRRKPSVSQMS
- the tamm41 gene encoding phosphatidate cytidylyltransferase, mitochondrial isoform X1, with the protein product MTLPALHNTSVVYRRILSQFPQDISLAFAYGSGVFKQHGTSQGQMEKNMLDFVFAVDDPVTWHTMNLLQNRKHYSILKLLGPTMISNVQNEHGASVYYNTLVPVDGRTIKYGVISTDSLINDMLHWKTLYVAGRLHKPVKMLVQSENGKLRAALVANLKSAVTASFLMLPESFTEEDLFLQIAGLSYAGDFRMVIGEDKSKVTNIVQDNIQHFRILYSNILRDCPQVVYKSQQGKLEVDKSPEGQFIQLMALPRTLQQKITKLVDPPGKNRDVEEILLQVAQDPDCGAVVQQGISSIVKTSSITQSIKGIATAGVWKTVSYSSKKLIKMWKGWRRKPSVSQMS